A region from the Pontixanthobacter aestiaquae genome encodes:
- a CDS encoding ABC transporter ATP-binding protein, with protein MSSASQSPESLDATLDGDGPFAISTRGVTRDFPSGQDVITVLHGIDCDIRSGEMTYVVGASGSGKTTLISIMCGILWPTQGEVDVFGTDIYNLSDNELVNFRLQNIGFIFQQYNLIPSVDAASNAAVPLIAQGMDRLEARERAVAMLEKLNIADQADKLPNQLSGGQQQRVAIARALVHEPRLVVCDEPTAALDAKSGRRVMDLLREVGVSEDRSVIIVTHDNRIFDLADRILVLEDGRITHDGTDMPEDH; from the coding sequence GACGCAACGCTCGATGGCGACGGACCATTCGCCATCAGCACGCGCGGCGTTACGCGCGATTTCCCATCCGGTCAGGATGTCATCACCGTGCTGCATGGCATCGATTGCGACATCCGGTCGGGCGAAATGACGTATGTCGTCGGCGCAAGCGGCTCGGGCAAAACCACGCTCATTTCGATCATGTGCGGCATCTTGTGGCCAACGCAGGGCGAAGTCGATGTGTTCGGCACCGATATTTACAATCTGTCCGATAATGAGCTCGTCAATTTCCGGCTGCAGAATATCGGCTTTATCTTCCAGCAATATAATCTGATCCCGTCGGTGGATGCCGCATCCAATGCCGCCGTACCCCTGATCGCGCAGGGAATGGACCGGCTCGAAGCGCGCGAGCGCGCCGTCGCCATGCTGGAAAAACTCAACATAGCCGATCAGGCGGACAAGCTTCCCAACCAGCTCTCGGGCGGCCAGCAGCAGCGCGTCGCGATTGCCCGCGCACTGGTCCACGAACCGCGTCTGGTCGTGTGCGATGAACCGACCGCCGCGCTAGATGCCAAGTCGGGCCGCCGGGTGATGGACTTGCTCCGCGAAGTGGGCGTGTCCGAGGACCGTAGCGTCATCATTGTTACCCACGATAACCGCATTTTCGATCTCGCCGACCGTATTCTCGTCCTCGAGGACGGGCGGATAACCCATGACGGCACCGACATGCCCGAAGATCATTAA